The region ACTCACGCACCGACTGGCTGGCATCGACGGAGAACGGCACCAGCGCGTTGAGGCAGTGCGGAGCCACGTACGCGTCGGAACCGAAGGAGTGCCGCCTCGCGTAGGTGGTCTTGAGCAGCGTGCCGGCGGACTGCTGGTGGAAGGCGACCAGCAGCGCCACGCAGCCCATCAGGCACAGGGACGGTGTGATCTCCAGGGCCGACGAGATCCTCCGCACGGACTCCGAGACCGCCGCCGATGTGATCCTGCTCCCCGCCCCCTCCCCGCCCGCGCTCCGCGCGCCTGCGCCGGCGGCCGCGTCCGGCAGCGCCCGGGCCGCTGGTGTACCGCCCAGGACGTCACGCAGGTACCGCGTGCCCTTGCGGCTCCTTTCCCGGTACCGGGCCGTCCCCTCGACGGCCGCCTGGTCGACCGGCTGCCTAGCAGCGGGCAGGTGGTCGCCGGCCGTGGGTCCAGTGAGCCGTCGCAGTTCGTCGCGGAGGATCCCGACGCCCCACTGGTCGACGGCCTGATGGGACACCCCGAACACGACGCGGCGCACGTTCCCCCCTCGGCAGAGCAGGACCACGCGCATCGCTACGCTCAGCCTGATATCGAAGGGAACCGCGCAGATGCGGCGCTGCGTGCGCTGAGCTAGGGCGTCCAGGTCGTCCGCTGCCGCGTCCTCGACTTCCACGGAGAACTCGCCGACGTCCGAGACGTGTTGTCTCACCATGCCCTGCCGCATGAGGTAGGTGGGCACGGGGGCGGGGAACCGGAAGGAGGTCCGCAGCGTCTCGTGGCGCCCGACCAGGCTGCGCAGCGCCGCCACCGCCTCCTCGACGCCGACTTGCGCGGGTGGCTCCACCTGTGCTCCCACGCTTGGCGCGGCCTCTGTCATGGCGTTCTTGGCTAGGTGGTTGAAGTGGGCTTTCTGCCCCCAGGTGAGTGGTCCTTCACGGCGACCGGAATCCGTGATCGGGAACCTTTCAGCGAATTTCACCCTCACCCCCTCCTCACTCGACCTGCGATCGGCCGTCGGTCGGCAAGACTCCCTGCCCCGCAATTCCGCAGGACCTCCGCGGTCCGGGCTACCGTCCGTTCCCAGGTGTACCGGGCGGCATGCCTGCGCCCCCGTTCTGCCAATTCCTCGCGCAGGAGCGGTTCGCGTGCGAGCCGGCCGATTGCCGCGGCGATACTGTCCGTGTCCCGGGGCTCGAAATAGAGGGCGTTCTCCTGTAGAACCTCCGGAACCGCGCCGGAACTCGTGGCCGCGACGGCAGTACCGCAGGCCATAGCCTCCAGCGGCGGCAGCCCGAAACCCTCGAAGAGCGACGGATAGACGAGGAAGTCGGCTGCCGCGTACAGGTGCGGCAGAAGATCCTCTGGGCAGTGGCCGATCGGGCGCACGCGGTCCTCTGCGCCGTACTCGCGGAGAACCGCGGAGAGTTCCGCTGAAGGAGGCAGGGTCAGCACCATCGGGTAGCCCGGCCCGAAGCACTCCTCGCGGGAAACGGCGGCAACCAGCCTGGTGAGGTTCTTCCGCGGAACAGCGTCGCCGACGTAGAGCCCGAAGGGCGCTGCCAGGCCAAGGGCCTGCGCGACCACACGTCCGGAAAGTTCCTGGTCAACAGGGCCGGGTGCCAGGCAGGGCGCCAGGTGGGTCACGAAGACTCCTGCGGCGACATCCCAGCGCTCCAGGACGTCGGCCCGGGTGTGGTGCGATATGCACATGACGGCCGCCGCCTGCTCGGCGCATTTTCGCGCCCAGGAAGAGTAATACGCCGTGCTTTCCGCCGTGTTGTAGCCGCGGTGCCGCTCGAACGCGAGGTCGTGCACGGTGACCACTTTCGGCCCCCGCCAGCCGCACGGCGCCATGAAGACGGGGCCGAAGAAGACATCATGGTCGATCTTCTCGAGATATCGGAGGGCGACATCCTGCTCCCACAGCACACGGCGATCGTAGAACCCGTCCGGGGTCGGGCAATCCGTCGGGACGACCTCGACCCTGAAATGCGCGTTGGATTCCGGGAGTTCCGCCCGGTCGTACGCGAAGTCCGGCAGCAGTGCGACGACGTCGAAGTCCTCCCGGGCCGCCAGCCCGCTGATCACACGTCTCGCGTAATTTCCCACACCTCCCGACCTGGAGGTCGACATGGCATCGATGGTCAAACGCACGTGGACGCACTCCTGAAACGTATCGGGAATTTCCAGTCTCGACTGCACTCCCGCGAGCGGGCATTCTCCTCGGGCCGAAACAGACGATACAAGGGTCGACACGAGTGACACAAGAGGATGACGCGACACTCGGGCGTCAGATGTAATTTTACACTACAGGAAAACCATGGTGTGAATTTGTAAAATAATTCCCGAGACGCAATTGCATGCGATGCGCGCCCAGGTCGGCGCTGGCAGGGCGCACAATTGAGAGACGTCATTCCGCTTGCTGGTCGGATTTGTCGCGTCCGGCGCGCCGCGGGGCGCCGGCCACCGCGGTGCCGCCTCCGGGCTGTGGGGCCGCCTCCTGTGCCGTTCACCGCCCGGTGGGCCAGCCCTGGGGCGCGGGACGCGGTGCGGCGGCTCACCCGGGGTAGCGGAATCCGCCCGGCCGCCCGCTTTTAGCCGCCGACGTAGGACAGGGCAGCCAGGAGGTCGCGGGCCTGGTGGGGGTTGATCACCGATCGCGGGTCGACCGACCTGGCCTGCTTCGGAACCCGCCAGCGGATCCGGTTCAGCGGATGACTGCCCAGCTCCCCCTGCCCCATCGCGTAGTACAGGGCTTTCACCAGGACCTTGCGCTTGCGCCGCACCGTCTCCGGCGCCGCCGCGCTCCCGTCGCGCCTCAGGCGCAGCGCCCCCAGGACGCTGCGGGCCACGACCGGGTCGTGGAAGTCGACCAGCGGCGGGGATATCGTGCCCGCTCGCACCAGGACCCAGGAACGCCCACGAGCGCAGCGCCCGGTGCAGCACATCCTCACCCGGCCGGCCAGGCACATCCCACAGCATCGCCCGCGTGACCAGAGCCAGCGCCTCACTCGTCTCGTTGCGCCTGGTCGCCGCCCGTCCCACCCAATGATCCCGCGCGTAGGCGACAGCGAACGCGTACCAGGTCAGCTCCGACGGCCCCGAGACTCGTAAGGCCCCGGACCGGACGGAGCCAGCCCCACCCGGATCGCCCGCGCCAGCTCCGCACCGAACTCCCCCGCCACCGCAGTCACACCCCGGCCGCGATCCACCGGGACGTCAAGCCGGAACTCCCGCACCCGCTGGCGGCCGATCACCAGACCGCCACCCACCCCGGCCAAACCGCCCTGCACCAACTGCTGCACCATGCCCATTCCCCTCACGTCGAGGAGGCAGGACTGCCCACCACCCAAAGGCGCCATCCGCACGACACCCCGAGCAGCCCAACCCCCACCCGCCCGTGTCCCCCTTTTGCCAGGGGAAACCCAGGTCACCCAGCGCAACCGGAAAGCACGTTCGCCCGGTCGCGCTCCTTCACGCCCCCCAACGCCGGCCTCGACCAGGGATGCCAGCGCACCGGCAGGGGTACGAATCCGCGTGGCCGACCGACACTGGGAAACCTGACAGAATCTCAGATTTCAGCTCGGAGCAAGTGGCGTATTTGTGACGCAGAGCGCATAATGAAGCGTCAGATAAAGCTCTGACCTGCAGAAACTCCGGAAAGAGCTCCCTCCGAAGCCGTTGCTGTTTTTAGCGGCACTGTTTCCCTGCGCGTTGATGCCGTGGCGGCATCCGCGGTCCCGAGCGTTCCGTTGAAAACGCTGCTCGCACTACCGGGCGATGTCCGTGCCGCCTGCGCTCGTACCGCCTGCCCCTGACACTGTGCACACCGCCGCCCCAGCCTGCTGGTGACACGACCAGGCCGGTCGCCCGCGCACGGATGAGGCCAGCCGTCAGTGCCTCCGCCCGAGGGGCGTCGGCGTCTCCACGAGGGCGATAACACGGAAAATACCGTCAGGCAAAACGCATTTCCTGATGAAGATGGACAGTGAACCGCAGGTCGGCCAACGGGTGCTCCCCAGCAGGAGGGCATCCGTCTCAACGGCTGGACTCTGCGCGTTCTCCCGCCCGTTGCCGTGTCTCAGCCCTGAGCCGACGCCAAGGAAGTGCATGCCGCAAGACCCCGCCATACCCGTGACGGACGCCGAGGCAGCCTGCCCCGCCACCGAAGCCAACCCGCCCCGCCCGCAGCCCCCGCGGCTGCTGACCACCGAGGAGACCACCCGGCTCCTCCGCGTCGACCCGTCCTCCGTGCGGCGCTGGCGCGCTGAGCGACCTCCACAGGGACCGCCGTTCATCCGCCTGTCCGAGCGCGTCGTCCTCTACGACACGGGCGACCTGCAGACGTGGCTGGCCGGGCGGCGCACCACACCCGGCGCCCGGCGTAAGACGGCCTGATTGCCCTACGTCCATGACTTGCCCATCGCAGTCCCGCTGTCGGCCGACATCGAGCACCGCCCCGACCGGAGCCTCCCCTACAGGGCCCGCGTGCGATGGGTCGACCCCCACACCAAACAGCGCACGTCGCTCTCGCAGTCCCACTCCACGCGGGACGGCGCGCAGGAGTGGCTCGACGCCCTTCACACCTCCGCTGCCCGCGGAATCGACCCCACTGCCGCGACCCAGACCCTCGCCGAATACGGAACCGCGCACATGACGCTGGCGCTGCGCGGTCTGGAGCCCAAGACCACCGACCCCTACCTGGCCGGGTGGCGGCTGCGCGTCGTGCCCGCGCTCGGCCATCTGCCGGTGACCATGGTGACCAACGGAGCCGTCGACCGCACCACCTACGCCTGGATCGCCGACGGAGAGGGCCGCTCCACCGTCAAGAACACCCTGGCGGTCCTGGTACGCGTCATGGAGCAGGCCGTCCGCGACGGCCTCATCACCGCCAACCCCGCCCGCATCAAGGGCTGGCAGCGCCAGTACCAGCTCGCCGAAGACGAACTCGACGACCCCCGCTCGCTCGCCCTGCGCGACTGGGCGGCCCTGCAAGACCTCGCCGCGGCGCTTGTCGCCCGCTCCGCCGACCAGTACCCGGGCTGGGGCGACGCCGTCACCTTCGCCGCCTCCACCGCCGCCCGCATCGGCGAGGTCTCCGGCGCCCGCGTCAAGGACATCGACCTCACCAACTGGATCTGGACACTGCGACGCCAGACCACCCCCTCCCCCGGCGGCCTCGCCGACAAGAACACCAAAGGCAAAACCGCCCGCCGCGTCCCCCTCATCCAGGAGGTCCGCCCGATGGTCGCCCAACGCGTCCTCGCCGCCGGCAGCCGCCCCGACGCCCGCCTGTTCACCGGACCCCGCGGCGGACGCATCACCACCGCCGTCCTGCACGACGCCACCCACTGGGACGACGCCGTACGCAAGCTCGGCTATGAACATCTGCGCCGCCACGACCTCCGGCACACCGGCCTGACATGGATGGCCGACGCCGGAGTCCCCCTGCACGTCTCGCGGTTGATCGCCGGACACGGCTCCCTGCACACCACCCAGCCCTACCTCCACCCCGACCTGCAAGCCGTCATGAACGCCGGCCGCACCTTCAGCACCCACCTGACCGAGACACCCGGACTACCGGCGCCCGCCCCAGGGCTCTCAGCAACCCTCCGCCGCTTGTAGGAACCGCACAATCCGCACCCGAATCACGTGATCATGGTCCCCAGAAAAACAGCCTCTGACCTGCGGGTTTTCTAGAGCCATGATCCCCAAGTGGTCCCCGGCTACTGACCCGTCATCAGACGGGCATCATTCCACAAACAAGGAGAGGCCCGCTGACCTGGCCATATGCCAGGTCAGCGGGCCTCTCTGCACCGTCGGGACGACAGGATTTGAACCTGCGACCCCTTGACCCCCAGCGGTCGAGAACAAGTGCGCCCAGTGTTCATCCGTCCAGAGACCCAGGTCAGGGCCTATCCCATCCGCCCCGCACGACACCTGATACCGCCTCATGACGCACAGTCCGTGAGAGCCGCGTGAGAGGCTCACGAATCGGCGGCAAGCGCTGGTGACATTCCGTGTCAACGCCTCCGGCAACGGTGCGGCACGGCCGGGCAGCAGGCGGCATGCCGGGAACTCGGCCGAGGTGGTGTCGACGCCCCCATCTCAACGGAGTCTTCCGGCGCGGAGCGCTGGGGTGACGTCCGCGAGGAACGCGGACTCACTTCTGCTTATGCCGTCTACGACATATACGGTGGAGCTTAAGGTCGACCTGTACCCCATCGAGATCGAGCCGGAGGTCCGATCACGGCTCGAACTCCTGGCAGACTTCGGAACCCATTGGCATTTCAGATCCGGTTGCCCTTGCGCTGAGACATTTGGGTCCGGTATGTCATCGCTTGTCGCGCCGTACCACGCATCGACGACCAGGACGACCGGAGCCGCACGACGGCCCCACCGCAGGCTCCACAGACGGCGACCCTCTTCCGCCTTGGGCCAAGAAGCAGCGCGCGCAATGGCGACCTCCAGGGCATCGGTCCCGTCCGCGATGAGTACCTGCTCCGTGGACAGCCCGGCCGGCGCCCCTGAGGGTTTCGGCCAAGGGATCTCACGGACATCGGCATCCCCAGGAAGGTGTCCGTGGTCACGTCACTCAATGCCGTCCCCGCATTCCCTTGATCGTCCGGCTAGTCTCCGTATACTGCCCCACCGCATGAGCGAGCGGGAACGGCCCTGGTCGAAGCGATCCGACGCACCACCCTCGCCGCACCCGGGGGGCGGCCGCCCGGAAAAGTTCGACGGGGATCATGGTGATCTGCGTACGCTCGACCGCTATGACCTATACCGCCTTCAAGGCGAACGAACGGACGGCCAAGCGCGTCCGCGCGATCGTGCCCCAGCTGATAGCCGCCGCCGATGACGCCCTGAACACCGGCGCGCTCGCTGACGTTGCGTACCGCCCGGCGTTCCCCCTCCTCGCGGGATGGTGGCAGTTCACCAACCGCACCGCGGACGCGATGCTGACGCTGTACGACGCCGGTCACGGCGCGGTGGCCGCTCCGCTGATGCGAAACCTGATCGGCCACGCCTACGCCATGCACTGGCTGGTCGACAACGGCCAGCCCGCCGTCGATGCCGTGGAGTGGGCCTCCTGGAATGGGCGCAGGAAGCTCCTCGACAACCTGATCGAGGTGGACTGGAAGCTGCCGGACGAGGGGGTCGACATCGGCAAGGAGCCCGCCTTCGAGCACACGGAGGCGGAGGCGAAGCGCCACAAACGCCTCATCGGGGAGATCGACAAGTTCGTCAACCTCGTGCGGGCCTACGGGGATTCGATCCTGTACCCGGTGTACCGCAACCTGTCGGGCTACACCCACACCACTGAGCTGACCGCCGCTACGTTCGTGGAGCAGGACGACGACGGCCGGATCACCGTGCACCGTGAAGAGCGCACGGACCGCCTCGTGGACATCTGCTGGATGGTAGTGCCGCTGCTCCAGGCGGCCAGCGTGATGAGTCCCGTACTCACCACGGGCAAGCCGCTGAAGCAGCTGGTGATCAAGGCATGCGGAGACCTGGGACTCCCGGAAGACCTGCTGCCTCGGCGCAGGAAGTGACCGCGAAGGCGCCGTCAGCGGCCCTCGTGTAGGGACCTGGCCAGGAAATTGTTCGGGCGGGTGCCGGGGTGGTAGACGACCTTGGCGAACACCGTGCTGCCGCCGGATTGAAAGCGCAGCGCCCTCGCCCGGCGTGGCCGGATGACGTGCGGGCGGGTGCCGTCCAAGACGTATCGCACCGCTGGGTGGTCGCACACCACGACGCCCACCAGCCCCCGGGGGCCTCCTCGACGTCGGAGGAGACGTAATCTCCCATGGAGCCCGGGGCCTCCCGGGCCGCGATCTCCGCCACCCGGGCCGCGCGCTCACGTAGCCTGGCTCCACGCGGCTGCCGCGCTGGTGCAGCAGGCGCGCAATACAGCCGGGGTTGATGTCGACACTGACGTGAAGGCTCACGGGCTCTCCTCGGTCGGGCAGCCGCAACTCGGTACCGCCACGGTGAGGGCCTGCTCCACCCCCATACAACCGCCTTGCGGCTCCAGCACCCGGCCCCGGCCGATCACGAACTGCGGTCCCCGCCGCCGCGTCCCGGTCGTGGGCAGGCAGCACATGAGCGCGGTGAGCACGCTGGTGGCATCCACGTGGGCGACCTGCGCGGCTGCGGCCAGCTCCCCGCAGGTGGGGGGCACCCGCTCTCATCCAGGGTCGGCGCGCATCGCAGGAGGGTGACGACCAGGTCCACCGCAATCGCCGTCGGCGCAGCGCAGTTGCGGACGCCCTGCACCTGGCGGTCCTCCAGCGGGAACGCCACCGTCGGGTGGATCCTGGCGACGTGCACGGTCAGTTGCCCGCCCGGGTCACGGGCACCGCAGAGATCGTTGCACCCGTCCCAAGCCGACGCTCCGGGAACGACGCAGGCCCGGCAGGGGCACCCCGGCTGGTCGGCCACTTCGCAGGCGACCGCCTCCAGGGTGGCGCACACGCAGCCCAGCACGGTCTCCGCGAGCTGCTGGACAGCAAGAGGGCTCACGGCCATGTGGTCGCCCTCGGGCGCTTGTAGTCCGGCGAGTAGACGCGGGAGGGGGACGCGAGCCGGCTCGGATTGACCGTCGTCAGCCACAGGTCCACCAGCGGCAGGCCGGTGCGTCCTTGATCGAAGACGACCGTGGGGTCGAAATCGGAGACGGTCACGCTCTGCCGCGTCGTGGTCGTGCTGCCGTGCCGTGCCGGCTTGGTGACGTTGCCCGGCAGCCGGCACGGCCCGCACGTCCCCACCGGCAGGCAGGCCTTGACCAGCTCGCACGTCAGCTCCGAGACGGCGGCAATCGCGGCCTTGCCCAGGGGCAGGCCCCACCGGTACGCGACGGTGAAGGTGCCCTGGCCTGTGGGGCTCGTAAAGTCATCGCTGCAGGTGGGGCCCGCGTGAGAGGCGTTCGCTGGCGGCTGGGATGCTACGCGGGTGATCATCTCGACGGTGTATCGGATCACCCGTGCGTTGCTATCCGTGCCGGGCGTCCTGCTGCGCCGCAACACGGCCAAGGACGCCGAACTGCTGGTGCTGCGGCATGAGAACGCGGTGCTGCGACGGCAACTCGCTGGTCCGGTCCGTTACGAGCCCGCGGACCGGTTCTGGCCGGCCGCGCTGTCGTCGCTGATACCGCGGTGCGACTGGGGGCGGGTGTTCCCGGTCACCCCGGGGACGCTGTTGGCCTGGCACCGCAGGCTGATCGCGAAACGGTGGGACTACTCCGACCGACGTCGGCGCACCGGCCGCCCACCGACGGCGGCCGCGCTCAAGAAGCTGGTGCTGCGTCTGGCGCAGGAGAACCCGCAGTGGGGTCACCGGCGGATCCAGGGTGAACTGACCAGGTTGGGGCATTCGATCGCGCCGTCCACGGTCTGGCAGATCCTGCACGCGGCTGGCGCCGACCCGGCCCCGCGTCGCACCGGCCCGAGCTGGCGGGAATTCCTGACCGTCCAGGCCGAGGGGATCGTCGCGGCGGACTTCTTCCACATCGACACGATCACCGGCAAGCGGCTGTATGCGCCGGCGTTCCTGGAACACCGCACGCGCAAGCTGCACATCACCGGCGTGACCGCGCACCCGACCGCCAAGTGGGCGGTCCAGCCGGCCCGCAACCTCACCGCCGACCTCGGCACCCGCGTCGGGCCGGTCCGATTCGTGCCGCGCGATCACGACAGCAAGTACACCGAGCCCTTCGACGCCGTCTTCAAGGCCGAAGGCATCGACGTGCTGCTCAGCGCACCCCGAGCGCCGCGGATGAACGCCCATTGCGAGCGCGTCATCGGCACGATCCGCCGAGAGGCGCTCGACCACGTTCTGGTCATGAACCAGGCCCACGCCCGACGCGTACTTGCCGAGTACCAGCACCACTACAACGCCCACCGACCGCACCGATCACAAGACCAACGGCCACCCGAAGCCGCGCACCAGCAGCCGGACCGATCCGTGAGTACACCGGGCAAGCTCCTACGGACGCGCATCCTCGGCGGAGTCATCAACCAGTACCAGTACGTGGCTTGAGCTGCAGCGATGACTTTTCGAGCCCCACAGGTGTCTTCGGTCAGGACCTCTTCCAGCTCGAGCATATTCAGCTCGTCCAGGGCGTGGGCGTAGTTCGCCACCGCCTGCTGGAGTTCGGCGATCAAGAGACCACCGTCAGCACGATCTTGCCTTGGATGTGGCCCTGGGCAGCTCGCGTGTGTGCGCTGCCCGCCTCGGGCAGCGGGTAGGTGCTGTCAACCCCGACCTGGAGCTTGCCCTCGTCGAACAGGCGGCTGACCTCGGCGAGCTGAGGCCCGTTGGAACGCACCTGGATGTTCGAGACCGTGATGCCCAGACGCGCCGTCTCTTCCGGGTCGTACTGGGCGAAGAACACCGGA is a window of Streptomyces sp. NBC_01477 DNA encoding:
- a CDS encoding condensation domain-containing protein gives rise to the protein MEPPAQVGVEEAVAALRSLVGRHETLRTSFRFPAPVPTYLMRQGMVRQHVSDVGEFSVEVEDAAADDLDALAQRTQRRICAVPFDIRLSVAMRVVLLCRGGNVRRVVFGVSHQAVDQWGVGILRDELRRLTGPTAGDHLPAARQPVDQAAVEGTARYRERSRKGTRYLRDVLGGTPAARALPDAAAGAGARSAGGEGAGSRITSAAVSESVRRISSALEITPSLCLMGCVALLVAFHQQSAGTLLKTTYARRHSFGSDAYVAPHCLNALVPFSVDASQSVREYFATGYRAALAAFRMTDYDPDELGRIEGSVPGGTDRDGFCYFNYLPVAGESRAIAVRSGSDPGALAVTTRVSADRPVLLPARTLAQVVCRAVGPAEAVIQVNAVDGLVPGGPSAFLRRLESLMVRACDVTARVADVLAGIRR
- a CDS encoding glycosyltransferase family 4 protein, with product MSTSRSGGVGNYARRVISGLAAREDFDVVALLPDFAYDRAELPESNAHFRVEVVPTDCPTPDGFYDRRVLWEQDVALRYLEKIDHDVFFGPVFMAPCGWRGPKVVTVHDLAFERHRGYNTAESTAYYSSWARKCAEQAAAVMCISHHTRADVLERWDVAAGVFVTHLAPCLAPGPVDQELSGRVVAQALGLAAPFGLYVGDAVPRKNLTRLVAAVSREECFGPGYPMVLTLPPSAELSAVLREYGAEDRVRPIGHCPEDLLPHLYAAADFLVYPSLFEGFGLPPLEAMACGTAVAATSSGAVPEVLQENALYFEPRDTDSIAAAIGRLAREPLLREELAERGRRHAARYTWERTVARTAEVLRNCGAGSLADRRPIAGRVRRG
- a CDS encoding helix-turn-helix transcriptional regulator gives rise to the protein MPQDPAIPVTDAEAACPATEANPPRPQPPRLLTTEETTRLLRVDPSSVRRWRAERPPQGPPFIRLSERVVLYDTGDLQTWLAGRRTTPGARRKTA
- a CDS encoding tyrosine-type recombinase/integrase gives rise to the protein MPIAVPLSADIEHRPDRSLPYRARVRWVDPHTKQRTSLSQSHSTRDGAQEWLDALHTSAARGIDPTAATQTLAEYGTAHMTLALRGLEPKTTDPYLAGWRLRVVPALGHLPVTMVTNGAVDRTTYAWIADGEGRSTVKNTLAVLVRVMEQAVRDGLITANPARIKGWQRQYQLAEDELDDPRSLALRDWAALQDLAAALVARSADQYPGWGDAVTFAASTAARIGEVSGARVKDIDLTNWIWTLRRQTTPSPGGLADKNTKGKTARRVPLIQEVRPMVAQRVLAAGSRPDARLFTGPRGGRITTAVLHDATHWDDAVRKLGYEHLRRHDLRHTGLTWMADAGVPLHVSRLIAGHGSLHTTQPYLHPDLQAVMNAGRTFSTHLTETPGLPAPAPGLSATLRRL
- a CDS encoding DUF5677 domain-containing protein produces the protein MTYTAFKANERTAKRVRAIVPQLIAAADDALNTGALADVAYRPAFPLLAGWWQFTNRTADAMLTLYDAGHGAVAAPLMRNLIGHAYAMHWLVDNGQPAVDAVEWASWNGRRKLLDNLIEVDWKLPDEGVDIGKEPAFEHTEAEAKRHKRLIGEIDKFVNLVRAYGDSILYPVYRNLSGYTHTTELTAATFVEQDDDGRITVHREERTDRLVDICWMVVPLLQAASVMSPVLTTGKPLKQLVIKACGDLGLPEDLLPRRRK
- a CDS encoding integrase core domain-containing protein; this translates as MIISTVYRITRALLSVPGVLLRRNTAKDAELLVLRHENAVLRRQLAGPVRYEPADRFWPAALSSLIPRCDWGRVFPVTPGTLLAWHRRLIAKRWDYSDRRRRTGRPPTAAALKKLVLRLAQENPQWGHRRIQGELTRLGHSIAPSTVWQILHAAGADPAPRRTGPSWREFLTVQAEGIVAADFFHIDTITGKRLYAPAFLEHRTRKLHITGVTAHPTAKWAVQPARNLTADLGTRVGPVRFVPRDHDSKYTEPFDAVFKAEGIDVLLSAPRAPRMNAHCERVIGTIRREALDHVLVMNQAHARRVLAEYQHHYNAHRPHRSQDQRPPEAAHQQPDRSVSTPGKLLRTRILGGVINQYQYVA